A DNA window from Anaerocolumna sp. AGMB13020 contains the following coding sequences:
- the rplI gene encoding 50S ribosomal protein L9, with protein MQIILLQDVKALGKKGELVNVSDGYARNFILPKKVGLEANAKNLNDLKLQKAAEEKKQKEILEEAKVLARDLESKTLELKIKTGEGGRTFGSISSKEIAQELKTQYSLDIDKKKLQINDPIKTIGTHTVPVKLHPQVTAELKVKVSEL; from the coding sequence ATGCAGATTATATTATTACAGGATGTAAAAGCATTAGGTAAGAAAGGGGAGCTGGTTAATGTCAGTGATGGCTATGCCAGAAATTTCATACTTCCCAAAAAGGTGGGTCTTGAGGCCAATGCCAAGAATCTGAATGACTTAAAGCTTCAGAAAGCGGCAGAAGAGAAGAAGCAGAAAGAAATCCTGGAAGAAGCAAAGGTTCTTGCCAGAGATCTGGAAAGCAAGACCCTGGAACTTAAGATAAAGACAGGAGAAGGCGGAAGAACCTTCGGCTCCATCTCCTCAAAAGAAATTGCCCAGGAGTTAAAGACACAGTACAGTCTGGATATTGATAAGAAGAAACTACAGATTAACGATCCAATTAAGACAATCGGGACACATACAGTACCTGTTAAGCTGCATCCTCAGGTAACAGCCGAATTAAAGGTTAAGGTAAGTGAACTATAA
- a CDS encoding helix-turn-helix domain-containing protein gives MGRKAKFSFEIKINIVQRYLSGKTSANHEAQLLGISGTRILEWISLYQSLGEEGLITTSQNTAYSSDTKKMLY, from the coding sequence ATGGGAAGAAAAGCTAAGTTTTCTTTCGAAATAAAGATAAATATTGTTCAAAGATATTTATCAGGTAAGACCTCTGCTAATCATGAAGCGCAGTTATTAGGTATCAGCGGGACACGCATTTTGGAGTGGATTTCTTTATATCAATCTTTGGGAGAAGAAGGTCTTATTACTACTTCCCAGAATACCGCTTATTCTTCGGATACAAAAAAAATGCTGTACTAG
- a CDS encoding alpha-L-arabinofuranosidase C-terminal domain-containing protein: MQKHLKIDTSQKVTPLGDLYGIFFEDLNHAADGGLYAELVQNRSFEFDPIDNKAYHGLTAWEKLEKKGAKVTLEVEDKAPINSRNPHYLTVTAKAIGDGAGFMNLGFNTGIPLEKAKIYQFSCYSKTETAVEKPVVIKLTGAEGQVLAEGSLQPENNGWRKYECTLTATATDYSGRLVIEMQETGKYYFDMISLFPADVYKGRKNGLRADIAELLADCKPKFMRFPGGCLVHDGSLDSEDRDSLYRWKNTLGPVEERPSRRNNWGYNQTLGLGYFEYFQFCEDIGAKPLPVLPGGYDPHHQRMVPIEELGPWIQEALDLIEFANGDKETEWGKIRAELGHEEPFHLEYLGIGNEEIGEPFFERYTYFHKAIREKYPDIKLINSSGPFAAGKEYERGWTSARENGSDLVDEHYYQSPEWFLANYHRYDTFKAEDPKVFLGEYASWGNTYYNALAEAAFMTGLEKNAHAVGLACYAPLLCNTDYVNWRPDMIWFNNHEVFGTANYYVQKLFMTNQGDYLLKTTGENFAESVTAEENRPLSGKLIISAAVNTEVNCREIIFEDMTTGEIKKAQGAALKEGEQLELFDTKLSHYRLKFIGEKKSGTRGFEISFGYENRENRAIWELGGWQNQDCLVSSMVKGRGSCLTQSFFVVENNREYQLELEVKGRKIKTYIDGVLMNETEDKLPILKELYYTASVDNNGDYIVKMVNVKENPITFTLTLEGQEKTDLRGSRYMMSGYGLDDMNSFEEPKKISPVQEAVVLSNGTGEITLPGHSIVVLRLSKDDR; encoded by the coding sequence ATGCAGAAACATCTAAAAATAGATACCAGTCAGAAAGTTACTCCACTGGGAGATTTGTATGGTATTTTCTTTGAAGATTTAAACCACGCTGCTGATGGCGGTTTGTATGCAGAGCTGGTTCAGAACCGTTCCTTTGAGTTTGACCCTATAGATAACAAAGCATATCATGGGTTGACCGCCTGGGAAAAGCTTGAGAAGAAGGGTGCAAAGGTTACACTTGAGGTTGAAGATAAAGCACCCATAAACAGTCGTAATCCTCATTATCTTACTGTTACTGCCAAGGCAATCGGTGATGGTGCCGGTTTTATGAACCTAGGCTTTAATACCGGTATACCCCTTGAAAAAGCAAAGATCTACCAATTTTCCTGTTATAGTAAGACAGAAACGGCGGTAGAAAAGCCGGTTGTCATTAAACTCACAGGAGCAGAAGGACAAGTCCTTGCCGAAGGAAGTCTGCAGCCCGAAAACAACGGCTGGAGGAAGTATGAATGCACCCTGACTGCTACAGCTACAGATTATTCCGGACGACTTGTGATAGAAATGCAAGAAACCGGAAAATACTATTTTGATATGATATCCCTGTTCCCGGCAGATGTCTATAAAGGCAGAAAGAATGGTCTAAGAGCAGATATTGCAGAGCTCCTGGCAGACTGCAAACCAAAGTTCATGAGATTTCCCGGCGGCTGCCTGGTTCATGACGGCTCCTTAGACAGTGAAGACAGAGATTCCCTTTACCGGTGGAAGAATACTCTTGGACCAGTGGAAGAAAGACCGTCCAGAAGAAATAATTGGGGATATAATCAGACTTTAGGGCTGGGATACTTTGAATACTTCCAGTTCTGTGAAGACATCGGTGCCAAACCCTTACCTGTACTGCCCGGTGGCTATGATCCTCATCACCAGAGAATGGTACCAATAGAGGAACTTGGACCCTGGATACAGGAAGCTTTGGACTTGATTGAATTTGCCAATGGTGATAAGGAGACCGAGTGGGGTAAGATAAGAGCTGAACTTGGACATGAAGAACCCTTTCATTTAGAGTATCTAGGAATAGGAAACGAGGAAATCGGAGAACCCTTCTTTGAGCGTTATACCTACTTCCATAAAGCCATAAGAGAGAAATACCCCGACATCAAATTAATAAATTCCTCAGGGCCTTTTGCAGCAGGAAAAGAATATGAAAGGGGTTGGACCTCAGCCAGAGAAAATGGTTCAGACCTTGTAGATGAGCATTACTATCAGTCTCCGGAATGGTTTCTGGCCAATTATCACAGATATGATACCTTTAAAGCAGAAGATCCCAAAGTATTTCTGGGGGAATATGCAAGCTGGGGGAACACCTACTACAATGCTCTGGCAGAAGCAGCCTTTATGACAGGTCTTGAGAAGAATGCCCATGCAGTGGGGCTAGCCTGTTATGCACCTCTGCTTTGCAATACGGACTACGTGAACTGGCGTCCGGATATGATCTGGTTTAATAACCATGAAGTATTTGGAACCGCTAACTACTATGTACAGAAACTCTTCATGACAAATCAGGGAGATTATCTGTTAAAAACCACAGGAGAGAATTTTGCCGAGTCCGTAACAGCAGAAGAAAATAGACCTCTCAGCGGAAAGCTAATAATTTCCGCCGCAGTAAATACAGAGGTAAACTGCCGTGAAATCATCTTCGAGGATATGACCACTGGAGAAATTAAAAAAGCCCAAGGAGCTGCTTTAAAAGAAGGAGAACAGCTGGAGTTATTTGATACAAAATTAAGCCACTACCGTTTAAAATTCATTGGAGAGAAAAAGAGCGGAACCAGAGGCTTTGAGATCAGCTTCGGCTATGAAAACAGAGAAAACCGGGCCATCTGGGAACTGGGAGGCTGGCAGAATCAGGATTGTCTGGTCAGCTCAATGGTAAAGGGGAGAGGCTCCTGTCTGACACAATCCTTCTTCGTAGTTGAGAATAACAGAGAATATCAGCTGGAATTAGAAGTAAAGGGCAGAAAGATAAAAACCTATATAGACGGTGTCTTAATGAACGAAACAGAAGATAAGCTGCCAATCCTTAAGGAACTCTATTATACCGCCAGCGTAGATAACAACGGTGATTATATCGTCAAAATGGTCAATGTAAAGGAAAATCCCATCACCTTCACACTAACTCTTGAGGGCCAGGAAAAAACTGATTTAAGAGGCAGCCGCTATATGATGTCCGGTTATGGATTGGATGACATGAACAGCTTTGAAGAACCTAAAAAGATAAGTCCTGTACAGGAAGCGGTAGTACTGTCAAATGGAACAGGAGAGATTACTCTTCCCGGGCATTCAATTGTAGTGCTGCGTTTGTCAAAAGACGATAGGTAG
- a CDS encoding DUF362 domain-containing protein, whose amino-acid sequence MAYKISDECISCGACASECPVSAISEGASHYEIDADACLDCGACAATCPTGAIEA is encoded by the coding sequence ATGGCATATAAAATAAGTGATGAATGTATTAGCTGCGGCGCTTGCGCTAGCGAATGTCCCGTTTCTGCAATTTCTGAAGGTGCTAGTCATTATGAAATTGATGCTGATGCCTGTCTTGATTGCGGAGCTTGTGCAGCTACATGTCCTACAGGTGCTATTGAAGCTTAA
- a CDS encoding DUF1858 domain-containing protein, with protein sequence MAQVSKDMTIGEIIMVDQGVVPILLASGMHCIGCPSSQGESLEEAAMVHGMDADELLSTINEYLETK encoded by the coding sequence ATGGCACAGGTTTCAAAAGATATGACAATCGGTGAAATTATCATGGTTGACCAGGGTGTAGTACCTATTCTTTTAGCTTCCGGAATGCATTGTATCGGATGCCCTTCATCTCAGGGAGAGTCCTTAGAAGAAGCAGCTATGGTACACGGAATGGACGCTGATGAATTACTAAGCACAATCAACGAGTATTTAGAAACAAAATAA
- a CDS encoding IS3 family transposase, translating to MLLKKTRGDRKEAVLSLIRHESIYQAIKEENEKYGYPIHALCKLGGISRSAYYKWINRNIPACETENRRIADIIERIHEESPDKGYRRIRDDLERYHDIKVNDKRVLRICRNRNIKSTIKYSSNGCTRQAVNPYYIAENLLNREFKADAPNRKWLTDVTEFHYYIGIEKHKVYLSAIFDLYDRRIVSYIIRDNNNNSLVFDTFDAAIETNPGVCPLFHSDRGFQYTNRIFRSKVESAGMTQSMSRVAKCIDNGPMEGFWGIIKRERYYGKRFTSKKAVVEMIEKYMKYYNNKRLQRNLGVLTPMEKHELYLQAA from the coding sequence ATCCTTCTTAAAAAAACTCGAGGAGATAGAAAGGAGGCGGTATTAAGCCTGATTCGCCATGAAAGTATTTACCAGGCAATCAAAGAGGAAAACGAAAAATACGGCTATCCTATACATGCTTTATGTAAGCTTGGTGGTATTTCCCGCTCTGCATACTATAAGTGGATAAACAGGAATATCCCCGCATGCGAAACCGAAAACAGGCGCATAGCAGATATCATTGAACGGATCCATGAGGAATCCCCAGATAAAGGGTATCGAAGAATCCGGGATGACCTGGAACGGTATCATGATATAAAAGTAAATGATAAACGCGTATTGAGAATCTGCCGGAATCGGAATATAAAATCAACAATCAAGTACTCTAGTAATGGATGTACAAGACAAGCAGTAAACCCATACTACATAGCAGAAAATTTACTCAACCGCGAGTTTAAAGCGGATGCACCCAACAGGAAATGGCTTACCGATGTAACTGAATTTCACTATTACATTGGCATCGAAAAGCATAAGGTCTATCTTAGCGCCATATTTGATTTGTATGACCGTCGGATTGTATCGTACATCATTCGTGACAACAACAATAATTCGTTAGTCTTTGATACATTTGATGCTGCGATTGAGACCAACCCAGGTGTTTGCCCACTATTTCATAGTGACAGAGGATTTCAATATACAAACAGGATTTTCCGTTCAAAAGTTGAATCAGCAGGAATGACTCAGAGTATGTCAAGAGTGGCAAAGTGCATTGACAATGGGCCAATGGAAGGGTTTTGGGGAATTATTAAAAGAGAGCGTTATTATGGAAAACGTTTTACGAGTAAGAAAGCAGTTGTTGAAATGATCGAGAAATATATGAAATACTATAACAATAAACGCTTACAAAGAAATCTAGGTGTATTAACTCCGATGGAGAAACATGAGTTATATCTACAGGCAGCATAA
- a CDS encoding DHH family phosphoesterase codes for MKKKVKVKGALQSYLRWPLFLSLLLIIMDIGINLADKKAGMMMNGFVVVYIIIAMALYFFKRPGILGDIVRFAADYGQVQKQLLKDMALPYGVLDCQGRLLWGNNEFLEVVGDEKLAKKNISKIFPEITDAVLPVDVQDQVIHLTKGNFAYRILLRKITANSFFDDQGWDIAEEGNGDDSNSLIGMYIYDETEIKSLARLNQDQKMITGLLYIDNYEEALESIDEVRRSLLVALVDRKINKYMQSIDAIVKKMEKDKYIFVFKFKYLAQLQNNKFNLLEEVRTINIGNEMSVTISIGLGVNTESYQAGYEYARAAIDLALGRGGDQAVVKDGDKISYYGGKSIQLEKSTRVKARVKAHALKEFVEAKDKVVIMGHAIGDVDSFGAAIGIYRIAKTLNKKAHIVINEVTTSVRPLMTRFINNPDYEDDMFLKSEQAIGIVDNNTLLVVVDVNRPSYTECKELLGLTRTIVILDHHRQTGEAIENAVLSYIEPYASSSCEMVAEILQYIGDGLRLKQVEADAMYAGVMIDTNNFLTKTGVRTFEAAAFLRRSGADVTRIRKAFRSDMDEYKAKAEAISATEVYMEHYALTVCNGAGLSSPTVLAAQVANELLNITNIRASFVFTEFNDKIYLSARSIDEVNVQLIMERLGGGGHMSVAGAQFTGCTLSEAVYNLKTTLSGMKKEGEL; via the coding sequence ATGAAAAAGAAAGTTAAAGTAAAAGGTGCGCTGCAGTCCTATCTAAGATGGCCGCTTTTTCTGTCTTTGCTTTTAATAATCATGGATATCGGAATAAACCTAGCAGATAAAAAAGCCGGCATGATGATGAACGGCTTTGTTGTTGTGTATATCATTATAGCCATGGCATTATACTTTTTTAAAAGACCCGGTATCCTTGGTGATATTGTGCGTTTTGCCGCTGACTACGGACAGGTACAGAAACAACTGCTAAAGGATATGGCACTGCCATACGGAGTACTGGACTGTCAGGGAAGGCTTTTGTGGGGAAACAATGAATTTCTTGAAGTGGTAGGCGATGAAAAGCTGGCGAAAAAGAACATTTCCAAGATTTTTCCGGAGATAACGGATGCGGTATTGCCGGTGGATGTCCAGGATCAGGTTATTCATCTGACGAAAGGTAATTTTGCCTATCGAATACTTCTGCGTAAGATAACTGCTAACAGCTTTTTTGATGACCAGGGCTGGGATATTGCGGAAGAGGGCAATGGAGACGATTCCAACAGCCTCATAGGTATGTATATATATGATGAGACAGAGATTAAATCCCTGGCCCGCTTAAACCAGGATCAAAAGATGATAACGGGACTTTTGTATATTGACAATTATGAGGAAGCACTTGAAAGTATCGATGAAGTAAGAAGATCACTGCTGGTAGCATTAGTAGACCGTAAGATTAATAAGTATATGCAGAGTATTGATGCCATCGTAAAGAAGATGGAAAAGGACAAATATATTTTTGTATTTAAATTTAAGTATCTGGCACAGCTCCAGAATAATAAGTTTAATCTGTTAGAGGAAGTAAGAACCATTAACATAGGAAATGAAATGTCTGTAACCATCAGTATCGGACTGGGTGTCAATACAGAATCCTACCAGGCAGGTTATGAATATGCCAGAGCGGCTATTGATCTGGCACTTGGACGCGGAGGTGACCAGGCGGTTGTCAAGGATGGTGACAAGATATCTTATTACGGCGGTAAGAGCATCCAGCTTGAGAAGAGCACCAGGGTAAAGGCCAGAGTAAAAGCCCATGCTTTGAAGGAGTTTGTGGAAGCAAAGGACAAGGTTGTGATAATGGGTCATGCAATTGGTGATGTGGACTCCTTTGGTGCTGCCATCGGTATCTATCGTATTGCAAAGACCTTAAACAAGAAAGCCCATATTGTAATCAATGAGGTTACTACCTCAGTAAGACCACTGATGACCAGATTCATCAACAACCCGGATTATGAAGATGATATGTTCTTAAAAAGTGAGCAGGCCATTGGCATTGTAGATAACAATACCCTTCTGGTAGTTGTGGATGTCAACCGGCCAAGCTATACGGAATGTAAGGAATTACTGGGATTAACCAGAACAATTGTAATTCTGGATCATCATAGGCAGACTGGTGAAGCCATAGAAAATGCCGTACTTTCTTATATTGAGCCCTATGCCTCTTCTTCCTGTGAAATGGTTGCTGAAATTCTTCAGTATATCGGTGACGGGTTAAGGCTGAAACAGGTGGAGGCAGATGCCATGTATGCCGGTGTAATGATAGATACCAACAATTTTCTGACCAAAACAGGTGTAAGGACTTTTGAAGCCGCTGCGTTTTTAAGAAGAAGCGGTGCAGATGTGACCCGTATCAGAAAAGCTTTCCGCAGTGATATGGATGAATATAAAGCAAAGGCAGAGGCCATCAGCGCAACAGAAGTCTATATGGAGCATTATGCCTTGACGGTATGTAACGGTGCCGGGCTAAGCAGTCCCACGGTTCTGGCAGCCCAGGTTGCCAATGAACTGTTAAATATAACGAATATCCGTGCTTCCTTTGTTTTTACAGAATTTAATGATAAGATATATTTAAGTGCCAGATCAATCGATGAAGTGAACGTACAGCTGATTATGGAAAGGCTTGGCGGAGGCGGACATATGAGTGTTGCCGGAGCCCAATTTACAGGTTGTACTTTATCAGAGGCAGTATATAATTTAAAGACAACACTTTCTGGTATGAAAAAGGAAGGCGAATTATAA
- a CDS encoding helix-turn-helix domain-containing protein, with translation MTKGRNTTFDERVEIVQYCIAHNHNYRETAEKHQISYQQARNYTIKYESDGVEALNDSRGKRKSKEQMNELEKLRAENKILRAEKERAEMEVSFLKKLEEIERRRY, from the coding sequence ATGACCAAAGGTAGAAACACCACATTTGATGAGCGAGTGGAAATAGTACAGTATTGTATTGCACATAATCACAATTATAGAGAAACAGCAGAAAAACACCAGATATCCTATCAGCAGGCACGCAATTACACCATTAAATATGAATCAGATGGAGTTGAAGCTTTAAATGATAGTCGTGGAAAAAGGAAATCGAAAGAACAAATGAACGAGTTAGAGAAACTCCGGGCTGAAAACAAGATTTTGAGAGCAGAAAAAGAACGAGCCGAAATGGAGGTATCCTTCTTAAAAAAACTCGAGGAGATAGAAAGGAGGCGGTATTAA
- the dnaB gene encoding replicative DNA helicase: protein MDEAFIKKVLPHNGEAEQSVIGSMIMDKDAIAGAAELLTGDDFYQQRFGVLFEAILELYNEGKPVDLITLQNKLKEKEAPEELNSLEFFRDIIASVPTSANVRYYANIVKEKSTLRQMIKVTESITNDCYMDKEKLETIMEDSEKKMFDILQKRNTGDFVSIRDIVFKSLESIEAAARNKGSVTGVSTGFYDLDYKTAGLQPSDLILIAARPSMGKTAFVLNIAEYAVLRGNVTTAIFSLEMSKDQLVKRIMSMHSKVNSQSIRTGELSDDDWIKLVESAKEIGNSNLIIDDTSSISIGELRSKCRKYKLEFNLGLVIIDYLQLMTGSKKNESRQQEISEISRSLKGLARELNVPVVALSQLSRAVEQRPDKRPMLSDLRESGAIEQDADIVMFIYRDDYYNHDSEEAGISEIIIGKQRNGPVGTVKLAWQSQFTKFANLERG from the coding sequence GTGGATGAGGCATTTATAAAAAAAGTACTTCCTCATAACGGGGAAGCAGAGCAGTCGGTAATTGGCTCTATGATAATGGATAAGGATGCCATAGCAGGGGCTGCCGAGCTACTTACAGGAGATGATTTTTATCAGCAGCGTTTTGGCGTTCTGTTTGAAGCTATTTTGGAATTGTACAATGAGGGTAAGCCGGTTGACCTGATTACCCTTCAGAATAAATTAAAGGAAAAGGAAGCGCCGGAAGAGCTAAACAGCCTGGAGTTTTTCAGGGATATTATAGCATCCGTGCCTACCTCGGCCAACGTCAGATATTATGCGAACATTGTAAAAGAAAAATCCACCTTAAGGCAAATGATCAAGGTTACGGAATCTATTACCAATGATTGCTATATGGACAAAGAGAAGTTAGAAACCATTATGGAGGATTCGGAAAAGAAAATGTTCGATATCCTTCAGAAGAGGAATACCGGAGATTTTGTAAGCATCCGGGACATTGTGTTTAAATCTCTTGAGAGTATAGAAGCTGCAGCCAGAAATAAAGGCAGTGTAACGGGTGTTTCTACAGGTTTTTATGATTTGGATTACAAAACTGCCGGGCTTCAACCCTCAGATCTTATCCTGATAGCGGCCAGACCCTCTATGGGTAAAACCGCTTTCGTTCTTAATATCGCTGAGTATGCGGTTTTAAGGGGAAATGTAACAACTGCCATATTCAGCTTGGAAATGTCAAAAGACCAGCTGGTAAAACGTATTATGTCCATGCATTCCAAGGTTAATTCCCAGTCAATCAGAACTGGTGAATTATCCGATGATGACTGGATCAAGCTGGTGGAAAGTGCCAAGGAGATTGGTAATTCCAATCTTATAATAGATGATACCTCCAGTATTTCTATCGGTGAGCTTCGGTCAAAGTGCAGAAAATATAAGCTGGAATTCAATCTGGGGCTAGTAATCATCGATTATCTCCAGCTTATGACAGGCAGTAAGAAGAATGAGTCCAGACAACAGGAAATTTCAGAAATTTCAAGATCTCTGAAAGGTCTTGCCAGAGAATTAAATGTACCGGTAGTCGCACTGTCACAGCTTAGCCGTGCCGTAGAACAGCGTCCGGATAAACGCCCCATGCTCTCCGATCTTCGTGAATCTGGAGCCATTGAGCAGGATGCGGATATTGTAATGTTTATATATCGTGATGATTATTATAACCATGATTCGGAAGAAGCTGGTATCTCTGAGATTATTATCGGTAAACAAAGAAATGGTCCTGTTGGAACAGTAAAGCTTGCCTGGCAGTCACAGTTTACCAAGTTTGCCAATCTGGAAAGAGGTTAA
- a CDS encoding helix-turn-helix domain-containing protein, translating into MQEMRYMISEASKKVEVEQHTLRYWEEELDIHIHRNEMGHRYYKEEDIEMFKAVKIFKEKGYQLRAIKMLLPELKKLKNLDEEEVGRIKEEWDRKYVDELSEEDTHSMPLTEKNLPARSPDKNNESILGKPEQKLGQFKVIMQSLFIDALKDNNELMAETVSENVTDRVIKQMDYLLRVKEEREEERFKQFDRTLREIQLGRAEAAAGFLKKKKKTTFGRGKSR; encoded by the coding sequence ATGCAGGAAATGCGATATATGATATCGGAGGCCTCAAAAAAAGTAGAGGTAGAGCAGCATACCTTACGCTATTGGGAAGAAGAACTCGATATACATATTCATCGGAATGAGATGGGTCACAGATATTATAAAGAAGAAGATATTGAAATGTTTAAAGCTGTCAAAATATTTAAAGAGAAGGGGTATCAGCTGAGAGCAATAAAGATGCTATTACCGGAGCTAAAGAAACTAAAGAATCTGGATGAGGAAGAGGTTGGCAGGATCAAGGAAGAATGGGACAGAAAATATGTGGACGAGCTGTCAGAAGAGGACACTCATTCCATGCCTTTAACAGAAAAGAATCTGCCTGCAAGGAGTCCTGACAAGAACAATGAAAGCATTCTTGGAAAGCCTGAGCAAAAGCTGGGACAGTTTAAGGTAATAATGCAGAGCCTATTTATAGACGCCTTAAAGGATAATAATGAATTAATGGCAGAGACCGTCAGCGAAAATGTAACAGATCGGGTTATCAAGCAAATGGATTATCTGCTGCGTGTAAAAGAGGAAAGAGAAGAGGAGAGATTTAAACAATTTGATCGTACCTTGCGGGAAATTCAGCTTGGGCGGGCAGAAGCCGCTGCAGGGTTTTTGAAAAAAAAGAAAAAGACCACCTTTGGCAGAGGAAAATCAAGGTAA
- a CDS encoding adaptor protein MecA has translation MKIEKISERQIRCTLSRDDLVDRELRISELAYGSEKAKALFRDMMQQANYEFGFEAEDIPLMIEAIPVSPECLILVITKVEDPDELDTRFSKFSPDDHDSDNIYEDDNDDSYADEIISSFGQIDDLLSDNTSEDSEEFVPLAEALSINKEEPSEKLTEAKSVSYQTNLMKVYSFKSLDEVEKLASVISHCYFGVNTLYKNPLNSVYYLVISKSEHTPEEFNKICNIVSEYGRLEPTTYASTYFYDEHFEQIIKGKAIQVLSEL, from the coding sequence ATGAAGATAGAGAAAATTAGCGAACGTCAGATTCGCTGTACTTTGAGCAGAGATGATTTAGTGGATCGGGAGTTACGTATTAGTGAGCTAGCTTATGGCAGTGAGAAAGCAAAAGCCTTGTTCCGTGATATGATGCAGCAGGCGAATTACGAATTTGGATTTGAAGCTGAAGATATACCACTTATGATAGAAGCAATACCAGTTTCACCGGAATGCCTTATTCTGGTTATAACTAAGGTAGAAGATCCTGATGAACTTGATACCAGGTTCTCCAAATTTTCGCCAGACGATCACGACAGTGATAATATATATGAGGATGACAATGACGATTCCTATGCCGATGAAATCATTAGTTCCTTTGGACAGATTGATGATCTGCTTTCTGATAACACCTCAGAGGATTCAGAAGAATTTGTTCCCTTAGCGGAAGCTCTTTCTATTAACAAAGAAGAACCTTCTGAAAAACTAACGGAAGCAAAATCCGTATCCTATCAGACCAATCTTATGAAAGTATATTCTTTTAAGTCGTTAGATGAAGTCGAAAAACTTGCCAGCGTTATTTCACATTGCTACTTTGGAGTTAATACACTCTATAAGAATCCTTTAAATTCCGTTTATTATCTGGTAATTTCCAAATCAGAACATACTCCGGAAGAATTCAATAAAATCTGCAATATCGTTTCCGAATACGGCAGACTTGAGCCTACAACTTATGCTAGCACTTATTTTTACGATGAGCATTTTGAGCAGATTATAAAGGGTAAGGCAATACAGGTATTATCTGAACTGTAA